TCAATCGTGAACTTCGAACTCTTCCACACCTGAGCTACTGTCATCGGGATCGTGGCTCCTCTTCATCCAGACCGAACGGATGGACCAGGCTGAACTTGGCTCCCCATCTTCGCACAGTCTCATCGTTACCTATCGCTGCCGCGGCTGCCAAGTTTGGCTGAATGAGTGGGTTGAGAGCGAAATCTCGGTGCCACGCAGGGCGACCAGCGCACCCGTATCCGACGCGGCGTACGCGTTATGCAGGATGCGCGGAAGGTACGACACGTCTGTGAGCAGCGGAACTGCCTCGCCTGACGTCTCTAGTTTGTTCGCGTCGAATCTTTGCCGGTACAACGGCAAAAAAAGTAGAAACCTCTGGACGGCATACGCCGGGTTGCCCGTCGCTTTGGCGACAAACTTCTTTTCCTTCGAGTCAGCTGTGAGGCTCCGGTTCTAGCCCAATCCGGTCGTTGACGGCTCCGCTCCGCTAAACTAGAGCTTGCCCTTACGGGAAGCCGTATGCCAGCCGAAATCATCCTCCAGCAAACTCCTGACGACGCCGCGCTCCTCGACAAGCGCGAGCAACTTGCTACTGTCCGCACGATGCTTGCCGAGCGCGAATCCGAGCTTGCTCAAATCCGAGCCCAACTCAAGACCTTTGAAGGTCGTTACCTCCGCCAGGTCGGCATTCTCTACGCCGAACTCGACGACCTCGAAGCGCGCATCGCCGAGCGCGAGGTCGATCTCTACGACTCCGACTCCGCCCGTCGCCGAGCCGAGGAGACCCGCCAGCGCGCGCAGGAGACCCACGATGCCGCATTCGGTGATGCTCGTGAAGCCGAAGAGTTCGACCCACCGCCCAGCCTTAAGACTCTCTTCCGCGACGTCGCCAAGCGCATCCATCCCGACTTCGCGCGCGACGACGCGGAGCAGAAACACTTCACTCTGCTAATGGCTCGCGCCAATCAGGCTTACAACCGCGGCGACACAGAAACCCTGCAGCGTCTGCTGGACGATCACCGCGAAATCAACGCCTCCATCGCCGGCGAAGGCGCCGCTGCCGAGCTTCTTCGCATCACGCGCCAGATCCAGCACGCCGAGCGAGATATCGCAACGCTCGATGCCGAGCGGCACACGTTGCTCGCCGGCGAACTCGCCCAACTGCACCTCGCCGCCGAAGCCGTCGCCGCCGAACACCGCGATCTCCTCACCGAGCTTGCCGCCAGCCTTCGCGAGCAGATCGCCGATGCCCGCCGCCGCTTCGAGCTTATCGACCGCCAGATCAGCGCGCATGGAAGATAAAGATGGAAGATAAAGCCAAATCTGGCCTGCAGCACATCCCTACGGGCGCCACATTGTCGCTCCATTCCACGCGCTCCAGCATCATCGCCCGCGGCCGCCGCGATGCCGCCAACGCAGCCTCCAACCCGCACTACCGGCAGGCTGTCACCGACTACAACTCTGGCAGCTTCAGCGAAGCCGCAGCCGGCTTCCGACTTGCTGCCGAGCAAGGCCATGCCGAGTCGCAGTACCTCCTCAGCACTCTGTACGACGCGGGTCAGGGTCTGCCGCAAGACGACACTCAGGCCGCATATTGGGAGCGCAAGTCCGCCGAGCAAGGCCACGCTTACGCGCAGGCCAACCT
This sequence is a window from Edaphobacter lichenicola. Protein-coding genes within it:
- a CDS encoding coiled-coil domain-containing protein — protein: MPAEIILQQTPDDAALLDKREQLATVRTMLAERESELAQIRAQLKTFEGRYLRQVGILYAELDDLEARIAEREVDLYDSDSARRRAEETRQRAQETHDAAFGDAREAEEFDPPPSLKTLFRDVAKRIHPDFARDDAEQKHFTLLMARANQAYNRGDTETLQRLLDDHREINASIAGEGAAAELLRITRQIQHAERDIATLDAERHTLLAGELAQLHLAAEAVAAEHRDLLTELAASLREQIADARRRFELIDRQISAHGR